The following are encoded together in the Clostridia bacterium genome:
- the trmB gene encoding tRNA (guanosine(46)-N7)-methyltransferase TrmB, giving the protein MRMRKKKNLGPRFERCEDLLIDEPARYKGRFSELFSRSAPLYLEIGAGKGAFLRKMCARENRDFNYIALEKVPEALIMAMEKAKAENIADVKFISQDAAELSEIFADGEVSKIFLNFSDPWPKSRQAKRRLTHESFLKQYETILAPEGEIIFKTDNPRLFEFSLCEFSKCGFILKELTLDLHNSKYAEGNCTTEYEDRFTALGQPIYRVIAAKRA; this is encoded by the coding sequence ATGCGGATGAGAAAAAAGAAAAATTTAGGCCCGCGCTTTGAGCGGTGCGAAGACCTGCTTATAGACGAGCCTGCACGATACAAAGGCCGATTTTCGGAGCTTTTTTCGCGCAGCGCGCCGCTCTATCTCGAGATAGGCGCGGGTAAGGGCGCGTTCCTTCGAAAGATGTGCGCCCGCGAGAACAGGGATTTTAATTATATCGCGCTTGAAAAGGTGCCCGAAGCGCTTATAATGGCAATGGAGAAAGCGAAGGCGGAAAACATAGCGGACGTTAAATTCATATCACAGGACGCGGCAGAGCTTTCGGAAATATTTGCCGACGGGGAAGTGTCGAAGATCTTTTTGAACTTCTCCGATCCGTGGCCCAAGTCGAGACAGGCTAAGCGCCGCCTTACTCATGAGAGCTTTTTAAAGCAATATGAAACCATACTTGCGCCTGAGGGCGAGATAATTTTTAAAACGGACAATCCGCGCCTGTTTGAGTTTTCACTGTGCGAGTTTTCCAAATGCGGCTTTATTTTAAAGGAGCTTACGCTTGATCTTCATAATTCAAAGTATGCCGAGGGCAACTGCACAACGGAATATGAGGACAGGTTTACGGCGCTGGGTCAGCCTATCTACAGGGTGATCGCGGCAAAACGTGCGTAA
- a CDS encoding ABC transporter ATP-binding protein encodes MSFVELKEVYKRYKMGEVTITASDGVSFSIEKGEFCVIVGASGAGKTTVLNMLGGMDSCDGGQITVDGRNIAGFSKKELTLYRRFDIGFVFQFYNLVPNLTARENVELAAQICENSLDPDEVLMAVGLFERRNNFPAQLSGGEQQRVSIARALAKNPKLLLCDEPTGALDYNTGKAILALLYDMCKKRGMTVVVITHNKAIAPMADRVIELKSARVSNIIINEHPADPATIEW; translated from the coding sequence ATGAGCTTTGTTGAGCTTAAAGAGGTCTATAAACGCTATAAGATGGGAGAAGTAACGATAACGGCGTCGGATGGCGTTTCGTTTTCGATAGAGAAGGGCGAGTTTTGCGTTATAGTGGGCGCGTCCGGCGCAGGCAAGACTACTGTTTTGAATATGCTTGGAGGCATGGATTCATGCGACGGCGGGCAGATAACAGTTGACGGCCGCAATATTGCAGGTTTTTCAAAAAAGGAGCTGACGCTGTACAGACGCTTCGATATAGGCTTTGTATTCCAGTTTTATAATCTGGTACCTAATCTGACGGCGAGGGAAAATGTGGAGCTGGCCGCGCAGATATGCGAAAATTCGCTTGATCCCGATGAGGTGCTCATGGCGGTAGGGCTTTTTGAGAGGCGCAATAACTTTCCCGCGCAGCTTTCGGGCGGCGAACAGCAGCGTGTGTCGATAGCGCGCGCGCTTGCCAAAAATCCCAAGCTGCTTTTATGCGACGAGCCTACGGGCGCGCTCGATTACAATACGGGCAAAGCGATACTTGCGCTTTTATACGACATGTGCAAAAAACGCGGCATGACAGTCGTTGTGATAACGCACAACAAGGCGATAGCTCCGATGGCCGACCGCGTTATCGAGCTTAAAAGCGCGCGGGTGAGCAATATTATCATAAACGAGCATCCCGCAGATCCCGCGACTATAGAATGGTAG